TCCACCACATAGGTAATTTATTATCTAGTTCTATGATTCCGTCAAAACCATGATCTATTTTTTTTACTTTATCCTGTTTAGGATTGTAAAATATAAACCTGTAAAACCTATAGAAATAATTTCCTTCATTTTCTTCAAGAATCCTTATTCTTTCTTCTTCTGAAAAAGATTGCAATTTTTTACCAAAAATTAAATTATTAATAGATTCTAAAATAGACAACAATATTGTCGTTATAATAAAAAAAAATATAATAATAGGATGTAATAAATAAGATATTTGATTATAACTTATAAGAAATACATAAAGCGTAAATATTATAATAGATAAAAAAGAAGGAATCATAATAAAAGAAGGAACTTTAGACCTCATAATCTTTCCTTTTTTTTTTCTTCTTCTAATTCTAAAGGGATTAAACTTATTTTATGATAATATTTTTTAGATTTTGAAAACACAAAAAATATTATAAAAAAAAATGACAATAAAAATAAAATTAACATAAAAGATTGAAAAATGCCTATATTTTTTTCTCCTGTAAAATATTGCTTAAAAAAACTTATCATAAATTTTTGAATTTATTTATCCGTTTAAGATTTTATATCTGTTCCTAATCTCTGTAAATAAGCAATAAGAGCTATAACTTCTCTTTTTTCTAATGGAATAAATTTTTCTTTTTCCACTTTTTTTTGTTGATTTATTTCTTTTTTCAAACTGGGATATTCTTGATAAATATCACGTATAATTTGACTCGCTTGATGATCCATATCTTGATTTATATTTTTGATGTACTCCAAAGAATATGGAACTCCTAATTTCACCATTGCTTTTATTTTCTTTTCTGTATTAGATCTATCCAATTTATTATAAATCAACCAAGGATATCTTGGCATAATAGATCCAGGAGAAGTAGAACGAGGGTTATACATATGATTAAAATGCCAAGAATTAGGGTTTTTTCCTCCTTCTCTAGCCAAATCTGGCCCTGTTCGTTTAGAACCCCAAAGAAATGGATGATCATATACAAATTCACCAGCTTTCGAATACTCTCCATAACGTACTACTTCATCTCTAAATGGACGAACTTGTGCGCTATGACAAGCATTACATCCTTCTCTCACAAATAAATCTCTCCCTTCTAATTCTAAGGCTTTGTAAGGGTGAACGTTGTGAATTGTAGGAACGTTAGATTTGATCACTAAAGTAGGGATAATTTCTATAAATCCTCCAATAGCTATTGCTATAAAAGAAAGAATTGTTAATTGGATTGGTTTTCTTTCCAACCAATTATGAAATGTTTCATTTCTATTTTTAACAGAAATACCATAAAATGGATCACATTGAAATTTTTCATTATCTAATGAATTCCCTTGTCTGATTGTTTTAAAAATATTATAAATCATTAAAATAAAACCTAAGAAATAAATAATTCCACCTATAAATCTTATTTTATAAAATGGGATAATAGATAAAACAGAATCCAAAAAATTTTTATAAGCTAAAGTTCCATCAGGATTAAATTTCTTCCACATAATAGATTGTAAAATAGACCCAACATACATGGGAAAAATATATAAAATAATCCCCAAAACACCTAACCAGAAATGAATATTAGCCAATGATATAGAATATAATTTTGTATTCCATATTTTTTGAGTCAACCAATATATAATTCCAAAAGCCATGAACCCATTCCATCCCAAAGTCCCTAAATGGACATGAGCTATAACCCAGTCCGTAAAATGTCCTATGGAATTTAGAGTTTTAGTTGCTAACATAGGCCCTTCAAAAGTCGCCATTCCATAACAAGTAATTCCAACTACAAAAAACTTCAAAACCGGATTCGTTTTCATTTGATTCCAAGCCCCTCTTAAAGTAAGCAATCCATTCAACATCCCACCCCAAGAAGGAGCAATAAGCATAATTGAAAAAATAGTACCTAACATTTGAGCCCAATTCGGAAGAGATGTATACATTAAATGATGGGGGCCCGCCCAAATATATATAAATATTAATGACCAAAAATGTATAATAGAAAGTTTGTAAGAAAAAATGGGTTGATTGGATGCTTTTGGAACAAAATAATACATTAATCCCAATATAGGTGTAGTTAAAATAAATGCGACAGCATTATGCCCATACCACCATTGCATTAAAGCATCTTGTACCCCAGCATATATAGAATAACTTTTAAAGGATAAAAGAGATATAGGTAATTCAAGATTATTAAATACATGTAACATTCCTACAGCAACCCATGTTCCTAACAAAAACCAAATGCTAACATATAAATGTTTAATTTTTCTTTTCAAAATGCTTCCAATCATATTTATCCCGTAAATAATCCAAATCAAAAAGACCCCTATATCTATTGGCCATTCATGTTCAGCATATTCTTTACTTGTATTAATCCCTAATAAAAAAGTAATCCAAGTAGAAACAATAAATATTTGCCATCCCCAAAAATGGATCCAACTTAGGGCATCACTAAAAATTCTCGTTTTTAACAAACGTTGTAAAGCATAATAATAGCCTGTAAAAATAATATTTCCTACAAAAGCAAAAATAGCAGTACTTGTATGTAACATTCTCCATCTTCCAAATCCTAAAATTCCTTGAGAATCCTTTAGATTCTTACCAAAAATAAGTTCTGGAACCTCTGGAAAAAATAATAATAAGGCTATAAATAATCCAGCTAAAAATCCAATAAAAGCCCAAAATATTGTAGCATACAAAAAAGCTTTTACAATACTGTTGTTATAATAATATGTCTTTAATTTCATCTAAAAATTTAATTTTTTTCAAAATCATCAATTAAAATTCTAATACTAGGAGATTCATAATCATCAAATTGTCCAGAATAAAGACAAATTAAAAAAAATATGAGAAAAAATGCCCCCAAAGAAACACTAGATAATATCATAATAATTAATATGCCCATGAAAATAATAATATAAAAACTATAAACTAAATACTAAATAAACTAAAATATTAATTTTCTTGAAATGATCCAAGTAGATATAATAGAAAAAAAAAATAACGGAAAAAGAACTTAAAGGCATTAAAATGGCGGCTATAAAAGGTTTTAAGTTCCCGGTCATTGCAAAAGTAATTCCTATGACATTATAAAATAAACTAATCATGAAATTAACAAATACTAATTTTACAGATACTTTAGATACTTTTAAAAAAAAATAAATTTTATTTAAACAACTGGATTCTATAAAAGCATCACAAGTTGGAAAAAAACTAGTTGGATTTTCGGATACAGAAATCCCTACTTCACTTTGATTTAACGCGGCACAATCATTGATTCCATCTCCAAACATCATAACTTTTTCTCCTTTTTTTTGTAATTGTTTGACACAATTTAATTTATCTTCAGGACTTTGACTAAAAAAAACCTTACTTGATTTTGGTAAAATAGATTTTAAATACTTTTTTTCTAAATCATTCTGATCACCAGAAAGAATAAAAATATTATATTCTTTTAAATCTTGAAACATTTTTTCTATTCCCTTACGATAATAATTTCTAAATAAAAAATAACCTATGAATTTATTATTTATAGAAATAAATACTTTTGTTTGATTTATTCCGTGTTCATTAATTGTGTTATTTGTAATATTTAAATATTTTTGAGACCCAATTTTAACCGGTATATTTTTGACAATACCTTCTAATCCTTTTCCTATAATTTCTCTAAAATTTTTTATAACATAGAAATCTTTTATAGATAATTCTGATAATATTTTCTGACTTAAAGGATGATTTGAATTTTTTAATAAGGAAGCTATAATTTTTTTTTCTTCGTGTTCCATATTTCCGACAAAAGAAATTTTTTCTTTATTCATATCAGTTATAGTTCCAGTTTTATCAAATATTAAAGTTCTTACTGAAGAGATTCTTTCCATTGTAAAAATATCTTTTATATAAAAACCTTTTTTTGAAAAAAAACGTATAATACTTCCGAAAATTAATGGAACAGAAAGAACTAAAGCACAAGGACAAGTAATAATTAAAACAGAAAAAATTGTCTGAAAAATTTTTGAAGTATCATTACTAAAAAACCACCAATATATTCCAGTTAATATCGAAATTATCAAAATAGTAGGAGTAAAATATTGACTAAATCTATTGGATATTGAACTTAAATCAAATTGATAAGAAGAAGATGGATTTGGTTTATTCTTGTTCCATAATAGACTTAAATAACTATGATCCACATTTTTAATGACTTTTATAAGAATAGCTTCCCCTTTTTGTTTAGAACCCGCATAAATTCGTTCTCCTACTTTTTTAGGAATAAAATAGGATTCTCCTGTAATAAAACTATTATCTAATACAGCGTTTCCTTTGATTAATATAGAATCGGCAGGTACAATTTCCTCATTTCTAATTAAAATTAAATCTCCTTTTTTTAAAGAAGAAAGCAAAACTTTTTCTTCTTTTTCATCATTGCATATTTTTGTTATTAGAACTGGATAAAAAGATTTATAATTTTTGTCAAAAGATAAAATTTGATTATGAGTATGCACTTGAAACATTCTACTTATAAGTAAAAATAATGAAAAACTAGAAAGACTATCAAAATATCCAGAACCTAAATCAAAAAATACTTCATAACAACTCCATAAAAAAAGAACTAATATTCCAATAGAAATTGGAACATTTATATTCAAAATATGTTTTTTTAATCCTAAAATAGCATATTTAATATGATCAGTAATAGAAAATATTACTACAGGAAGAGATAAAACTATCATCAGATAACGAAAAAAATTACGATTTTCCATAAACCACATGTCTTCTTGTAGGGCTCCGACATATTCTGGAATGGCTAAAAGCATAATATTGCCAAAACAAAAAAAATAAACAGCTAATTTTCCTATCAATTTTCTATCAAATAAATTTTTATTTTTTTTATATTTTCTATCGAATCAAAATCCATAGATGGACTATACCCTATATTATCAAGTATCTTAGCTATATCACTTAGTTTAAATTCAATATTATTGAATGTTATCCAAATTTTTTTATTATAGAAATCAACAGTAGAATCAAAAATATTTTGATATAATTTAGGTAATTTTTCTAAAACAAAAACACAAGAACTACAGTGAATAGAAGGAATGATAAAACGAACTGTAGTTACATTTTTATGATTGAAATCGATTATTTTATTTGCAATTTTTTTATCATCAAGAAAATCAAAAATTTTTTCTTTTTTCATGCTTTATGATGATTAATTTGATTTTTGTATGTATTTATGATATTCTTCTGAAGACATTAATTGATGATATTCTTTGATTTCTAAAATTTCTATTCGTATAATCCATCCTTCTTGATAAGGGCTTTTGTTTATTAATTCTGGCTGTGATAATAATTTTTTATTGATTTCAAGAATACAACCCGAAATAGGCATAAACAAATCAGAAACTGTTTTTACCGCTTCTATTGTTCCAAATGAATTTTCTGCTTTTATTTTTGTTCCTATTATGGAATTTTCTACATCTAAATAAACAATATCTCCTAATTCATTTTGAGCAAAATGAGTGATTCCTATATAAGCTTGATTTTTTTCATTTGGAGAACCTATCCATTCATGATTTTTACTATACATTAAGTTATTAGAATCCATATTTAATAAATTTTAATTCAAAAAATAATTTATTTTGATTGAAACAATTTCTTTATAAGAAAACGGAATTTTCTACTAAATATTCTGAAAAAAGAATCTTTTCTTTTATTTTTTACATAATTTAAATATTGATTAATTCTTCTTTCTATACTAAAAGTAGTAGTTTTATCCAACTTCCATAAATAGTATTTTTCTATTTGATCAATTAATAAATTTGCGTAATTTAAAGATGTAGCATAACCTGCCTTTTTTAGTTCTGTAGCCCAAGCCTGATAATCATCTTTTTTAAGAAGAAATAATTTAGAATAACGTGGTTGCTGTAAAAACTTAGAATGATCATGAAAAGATTCTTCTACAGAATTATATTTTCGAAAACATTCTTTTGGAATATCATCATCGTGATAATAAACATCTCCTACCCAATTTTTTCCACATTTGATTCCGAAATGATTATTTGTTGCTTTGGATAGAGAACTCTTTCCACTAGAAGATTCTAAAATCCCTTGTCCTAATTTAATACTAGCTGGTATTCCAAATTTTTCCATCTCTTCAATTGCAAAAACAGCATATTTTCTGATATATTCGATTACTACATTTTCTATTTCCTTTTTATTTTTTTGTGAAAAAGAAAATAATGACATCAAAAAGAATAATACAAAACAAAAAAAGTTCTTCATATTATGATGAATAAAATTACATTTTTTTACATAATTAAGTAAAAAGGTTCCACAAAAAACCAACTTGAATCAATGATTTATTCTTATTTTTATTTTCATTATAAAAATTATAAAATTTTATATTTTGTATACTGAAATAGAATATAGTTCTATGTATTTTTAAGTTCAAAAAATAATCTACAAAAGGGGTTCCTCCAATTTTATTGGGAATACATTTTTCTTCGAAAATAAAAGTTTGATAATTAAAAGGATGATAAATTTTATGTTGATAAAATTTGCTGGAATAATGAAAAGAAAAACCTGTTTGAATAAACAGAGCTTTATCAAAGTAATTATTCATATAAAAGATTGTACTTCTTGATAAGAAATTTGGAATAGAAAAAATTAATGGATTAAAATTATATTTTTGATATAAAAAAACATTGTCTAACTTAAATTTCCATATATCATGTATAGTTTTTATTTTAAATCCATATATATCAGCATATTTATACTTATAATATAAAAATTTTTTTATTTTTTTTTCTTGATCTTGGTCCTGAAAAGAATGATTTAGTTTCGATATGTAGAAAGAAACATGATATTTTTCTTTGTAAGAATTTAAAGAAAAATTTATTGTTTTTTTTTTGTAAAAAGAAAATATATTTTTTTGTTCATTGTTATAATAATCTTGATTTTTTTTTAGAATGTAAATCGGAAAAAAAATATTATTATCGTTTTCATTAATATTCAATTGAGTTAAAAACCAAAATTTTGAAAATAAAAATGTATTTAACTTAATATTAGCCTTAATATAAGATTTTTTTATATCATTATTTTCTACAATCCATTTCCCATCTGAATCAAATTCTAAAACGTTATTAATGGGATAATGAATTTTCGATTGTATTGATAAATTATTGATATTTTTATTTTTATATATATTATTATGAAATAATTCATAATGTATTTTGTCAAAAATGGATCCTATTTCTAGGTTTATTTTTTTTTGATTAAAAATCAAAAAAAAACCATTTCTTAAGTAAGAATGATTGATTTTTTTTCTATTCCAATGTTGAAATGGTTGAAATGAATGATATCTAAAATATTTTTCATATTCCATATAAGTTCTAAAAAATAGAAATCTTTTTTTTTCTTCAAAAGAATATATTTTTTGAATAAAACTTATATAATATCTATTGTGAATTAATTCTTTATTAGATAATAAAATGTTTTTATAATTTCTAATATTCCATTTTGGAATTTTTTCTTTTTCTTCTATATCAAATTTTTGATAAATATAATGCCCCCATAATTTATAATGGTTCTGGTCTTGATAATTAAAAGTATTTAATACTAAACTTTTAGTATTTTTTAAATAAGGTTTGTTTTCCGAATGAAAATTTCTATATTCTATAGAATAATTAATTTTTTCGTTTAAATTTTGAGAAAAAAAACCACCTAATGTTTTTTCTTTTTTTAAAAAATTATTTATATAAAATATTTCTGAAAGAGGAGTTTTTACATCAAAATATTTAATTTTTTCACGATAAAAAAAAGGATCTTTAAAAAAAAGCATTTTTTTAGGCATACTTTCATTAAAATTATTTTTTTCTTTATTTCCGTTATTAAAAAATAATCTAATATTATCATATTTAAAAAAATTGTGAGAAAAATATTTTTCCAAAAAAGGTTTTTTTATATTTTTTTCTTCCGTCCAATATTTATAATCCTGATAAGTGGGATGATAAAATTCTATATTTTCTGTTCTATTTTTATCAATGTTTATTTTCACTATTTTTTTTTCCATGTTATTCATATTATCAGAATTCATATTATCAGAATTCATATTATCAGAATTCATATTATCAGATACAAAAAAAAGAAAAGTCAAAATGAATATTATCATATAATTGAAATTAAAAATTGCGCTATTTGTAATAAATATCTATAAATAGAAAAAATTTATTTATATTTGACATGATGTCAATGTCATTACTAAAGTAAATGGTATTCTTCAATTAATATTGTATCAGCAATATTTCTGAGGCTTGTCTTTATGACGGCCTTTTTTTTATCATGTTTTTTATCATGTCAAAATACCATAAACCATGTTTAAATTTAATTTTAGAACTATTCAGAAAAAAATTTTAGCTGATAGTACTACACCGATAGAATTATATTTAAGATTAAGAGATATCTTTCCTAAAACATTATTATTAGAAACTTCTGATTATCAAATTCCAAGAAATAATTCTTCTATTCTTTGTATTAATCCTATTTCTGAACTTATTTTAGATAAAAATGTGTTACGAATATCATATCCTAATTGCGTTCATAAACATATTTTTATAAACGATAAATTAGATATTAAAATTTTAATTGAAGATTTTTTTCAAAAATTTGAAAATAAAAATACAAACATATCTTATTCAGGATTATACGGATATATATCTTATGATAGTATTCAGTATTTTGAAAATATTGAATTTCATGCTACAATTCAAGAAATATATAATCTTCCAGAAATACGATTTAATTTTTATAAAAACTTAATTGTATTTCATCATTTTCATCATGAAATATATATAATTGAACATCAATTTTATGATATTGAAAAAAAAACTTATGTAGATCAATTGGGAAAATTAATTAAAAATAAAAATTTTTCATCTTTTCCGTTTAAATCTGTTGGAACTCGTCGTTCAAATGTAACAGATATAGAGTATAAAAAAATGGTATCTCTAGGAATTAAAGCTTGTTTACGTGGAGATGTTTTTCAAATAGTGTTATCTCGTCAATTTCAACAAAAATTTAAAGGAGACGAATTTAATGTATATCGTGCTTTACGATTTATAAATCCTTCTCCATATCTTTTCTATTTTGATTATGGAAGTTATAAATTATTTGGTTCCTCTCCAGAAACCCAACTCATTATCAATGATCAAACTGCCTATATTAATCCAATAGCAGGAACAATACGAAGATCAGGACATGAAAATAAAGATCAAAAATTATCCGAAAATCTTATAAAGAATCCAAAAGAAAATGCAGAACATGTCATGTTAGTCGATTTAGCAAGAAATGATCTTAGCAAAAATTCTACTAATGTAAAAGTAGAAGGATTCAAAGAAATTCAAATTTTTTCTCATGTATTACACATGGTGTCTAAAGTATCTGGAAAATTAGAAAAAAATATATCAGTTATAAAAGTATTTGGCGATACTTTTCCTGCTGGTACCCTTTCTGGAGCTCCTAAATATAAAGCTATGGAATTGATTGATAAAATTGAAAATCAACATAGAGGTGTTTATGGAGGGGCAATTGGTTTCTTTGGATTAAAAAATTCTTGTATTAATACAGCCATAATTATTCGTTCTTTTGTAAGTAAGAATAATATTTTGTTTTTTCAAGCTGGTGCAGGTATTGTTTCTGATTCTAAAGAGGAAAAAGAATTAGAAGAAGTAAACAATAA
This DNA window, taken from Blattabacterium sp. (Nauphoeta cinerea), encodes the following:
- a CDS encoding cation-translocating P-type ATPase, with translation MLLAIPEYVGALQEDMWFMENRNFFRYLMIVLSLPVVIFSITDHIKYAILGLKKHILNINVPISIGILVLFLWSCYEVFFDLGSGYFDSLSSFSLFLLISRMFQVHTHNQILSFDKNYKSFYPVLITKICNDEKEEKVLLSSLKKGDLILIRNEEIVPADSILIKGNAVLDNSFITGESYFIPKKVGERIYAGSKQKGEAILIKVIKNVDHSYLSLLWNKNKPNPSSSYQFDLSSISNRFSQYFTPTILIISILTGIYWWFFSNDTSKIFQTIFSVLIITCPCALVLSVPLIFGSIIRFFSKKGFYIKDIFTMERISSVRTLIFDKTGTITDMNKEKISFVGNMEHEEKKIIASLLKNSNHPLSQKILSELSIKDFYVIKNFREIIGKGLEGIVKNIPVKIGSQKYLNITNNTINEHGINQTKVFISINNKFIGYFLFRNYYRKGIEKMFQDLKEYNIFILSGDQNDLEKKYLKSILPKSSKVFFSQSPEDKLNCVKQLQKKGEKVMMFGDGINDCAALNQSEVGISVSENPTSFFPTCDAFIESSCLNKIYFFLKVSKVSVKLVFVNFMISLFYNVIGITFAMTGNLKPFIAAILMPLSSFSVIFFFYYIYLDHFKKINILVYLVFSL
- a CDS encoding glycoside hydrolase family 73 protein → MSLFSFSQKNKKEIENVVIEYIRKYAVFAIEEMEKFGIPASIKLGQGILESSSGKSSLSKATNNHFGIKCGKNWVGDVYYHDDDIPKECFRKYNSVEESFHDHSKFLQQPRYSKLFLLKKDDYQAWATELKKAGYATSLNYANLLIDQIEKYYLWKLDKTTTFSIERRINQYLNYVKNKRKDSFFRIFSRKFRFLIKKLFQSK
- the ccoS gene encoding cbb3-type cytochrome oxidase assembly protein CcoS yields the protein MGILIIMILSSVSLGAFFLIFFLICLYSGQFDDYESPSIRILIDDFEKN
- a CDS encoding putative porin; the protein is MNSDNMNSDNMNSDNMNNMEKKIVKINIDKNRTENIEFYHPTYQDYKYWTEEKNIKKPFLEKYFSHNFFKYDNIRLFFNNGNKEKNNFNESMPKKMLFFKDPFFYREKIKYFDVKTPLSEIFYINNFLKKEKTLGGFFSQNLNEKINYSIEYRNFHSENKPYLKNTKSLVLNTFNYQDQNHYKLWGHYIYQKFDIEEKEKIPKWNIRNYKNILLSNKELIHNRYYISFIQKIYSFEEKKRFLFFRTYMEYEKYFRYHSFQPFQHWNRKKINHSYLRNGFFLIFNQKKINLEIGSIFDKIHYELFHNNIYKNKNINNLSIQSKIHYPINNVLEFDSDGKWIVENNDIKKSYIKANIKLNTFLFSKFWFLTQLNINENDNNIFFPIYILKKNQDYYNNEQKNIFSFYKKKTINFSLNSYKEKYHVSFYISKLNHSFQDQDQEKKIKKFLYYKYKYADIYGFKIKTIHDIWKFKLDNVFLYQKYNFNPLIFSIPNFLSRSTIFYMNNYFDKALFIQTGFSFHYSSKFYQHKIYHPFNYQTFIFEEKCIPNKIGGTPFVDYFLNLKIHRTIFYFSIQNIKFYNFYNENKNKNKSLIQVGFLWNLFT
- a CDS encoding CcoQ/FixQ family Cbb3-type cytochrome c oxidase assembly chaperone — its product is MISFFKQYFTGEKNIGIFQSFMLILFLLSFFFIIFFVFSKSKKYYHKISLIPLELEEEKKKERL
- the ccoN gene encoding cytochrome-c oxidase, cbb3-type subunit I: MKLKTYYYNNSIVKAFLYATIFWAFIGFLAGLFIALLLFFPEVPELIFGKNLKDSQGILGFGRWRMLHTSTAIFAFVGNIIFTGYYYALQRLLKTRIFSDALSWIHFWGWQIFIVSTWITFLLGINTSKEYAEHEWPIDIGVFLIWIIYGINMIGSILKRKIKHLYVSIWFLLGTWVAVGMLHVFNNLELPISLLSFKSYSIYAGVQDALMQWWYGHNAVAFILTTPILGLMYYFVPKASNQPIFSYKLSIIHFWSLIFIYIWAGPHHLMYTSLPNWAQMLGTIFSIMLIAPSWGGMLNGLLTLRGAWNQMKTNPVLKFFVVGITCYGMATFEGPMLATKTLNSIGHFTDWVIAHVHLGTLGWNGFMAFGIIYWLTQKIWNTKLYSISLANIHFWLGVLGIILYIFPMYVGSILQSIMWKKFNPDGTLAYKNFLDSVLSIIPFYKIRFIGGIIYFLGFILMIYNIFKTIRQGNSLDNEKFQCDPFYGISVKNRNETFHNWLERKPIQLTILSFIAIAIGGFIEIIPTLVIKSNVPTIHNVHPYKALELEGRDLFVREGCNACHSAQVRPFRDEVVRYGEYSKAGEFVYDHPFLWGSKRTGPDLAREGGKNPNSWHFNHMYNPRSTSPGSIMPRYPWLIYNKLDRSNTEKKIKAMVKLGVPYSLEYIKNINQDMDHQASQIIRDIYQEYPSLKKEINQQKKVEKEKFIPLEKREVIALIAYLQRLGTDIKS
- a CDS encoding anthranilate synthase component I family protein, producing the protein MFKFNFRTIQKKILADSTTPIELYLRLRDIFPKTLLLETSDYQIPRNNSSILCINPISELILDKNVLRISYPNCVHKHIFINDKLDIKILIEDFFQKFENKNTNISYSGLYGYISYDSIQYFENIEFHATIQEIYNLPEIRFNFYKNLIVFHHFHHEIYIIEHQFYDIEKKTYVDQLGKLIKNKNFSSFPFKSVGTRRSNVTDIEYKKMVSLGIKACLRGDVFQIVLSRQFQQKFKGDEFNVYRALRFINPSPYLFYFDYGSYKLFGSSPETQLIINDQTAYINPIAGTIRRSGHENKDQKLSENLIKNPKENAEHVMLVDLARNDLSKNSTNVKVEGFKEIQIFSHVLHMVSKVSGKLEKNISVIKVFGDTFPAGTLSGAPKYKAMELIDKIENQHRGVYGGAIGFFGLKNSCINTAIIIRSFVSKNNILFFQAGAGIVSDSKEEKELEEVNNKLMALFKAIELAKNI
- a CDS encoding Copper-Exporting ATPase, with translation MKKEKIFDFLDDKKIANKIIDFNHKNVTTVRFIIPSIHCSSCVFVLEKLPKLYQNIFDSTVDFYNKKIWITFNNIEFKLSDIAKILDNIGYSPSMDFDSIENIKKIKIYLIEN
- the gcvH gene encoding glycine cleavage system protein GcvH, which translates into the protein MDSNNLMYSKNHEWIGSPNEKNQAYIGITHFAQNELGDIVYLDVENSIIGTKIKAENSFGTIEAVKTVSDLFMPISGCILEINKKLLSQPELINKSPYQEGWIIRIEILEIKEYHQLMSSEEYHKYIQKSN